The segment GAAATTACAGCATTTTGAGAGTAAGCTTTCACCTGCTGAAATCCTGTCTTTTTTAAAAAATATTGCGCTAAAGGAGAAAACAAAAGCCCTAACTTCTATAAGTGTCAAAAAAGGAGAGAGGCTTGTTTTTGTAAAGCTGGAAGAAGTCCTGTATTTCGAAGCCAGTGAAAAGTATGTCATTGTAAAGACAGCCAAAGAAAATTTTTTGAGTAATATCTCACTTGCAGAATTAGATGCTAAACTCCCACCCAATTTTATAAGGGTACATAAATCTTTTATTTTAAATAAGGAGCACGTGAAGGATGTCCAAAAATATTTTAACAACAGGTACAGTATCGCGATGACTGATGCTGCTAAAACTGTAATTACTTCCGGAAGATCCTATAAAGATAAAATAAAGGAATGGCTTTTTATTTGAAGTTTACCTCACTTCTCGATAATTTATAATGAGTTTTGGGAAGTGATGCACAGGTGCTCTTATGATTTAGTGAAAAAAAATCTGCTTTTAATTTTGATGAAAAGTGGTAGTTACAGTAAACTAACAGATCTTTTTCTATTCAGCCCAAACTATTTCTTCTGAATTTTTTACGGGCACATTGAGTTTTCTCAATTCCTCACTGTAGAGTTCTTTATAGAACCTTAAAATTGCAGCGGCTTCTTCGGCTTTAGTTTTCTCATAATTCATCGAAAGGTCTACCGACAGACTATAAGTCTCGCTTTTTTTTCCCGGAAGTTCAAAAGAAGTTTTTGTCTTTACGACCCTTGCCTGAATTACAGGTTTTGCGGAATTAGGAAATTTTTGTTGCACCTCCTGAAGAAGATGTTGCTCATTTACCTTATGGACCAACTCATTAAGAGTTTGATAGTTGTTGTCAATAGTTTCTTTAGTTGTAGAAACCTCAATTTTTTCTGATAAAGAAAAGTCTTTCTGGCAACTGAAGAAAAAAAGGCTAAAGACGGAAATAAAGTTTATTAAAAGGTTTCTACTTGTCATGATCTATTCTTATTTATGGAGGCCATACTCTTACTACCAGGTTTTTACCTAATAATCCTGTTAGTAATAAAACTCATTTTACCAAAGCTGAGGTAATTTCCATTAGCCCTATGTGCTGATTGACGACCTTATGATCTCTCACTCCTGTAAAATATTTTCAGTAAAAATATATAAAGTTATTTGCTCAGGGTTTGCCTGATTGCTTCTTTTGCCAATGGTTCCATAACTGAGTAGCCTTTCTCATTGGGGTGGACTCCGTCTTCAGAATATTCAGCTTTGAGGCCTTTTCTGTGATCTACCAGTGCTGAGTAAAGATCTAAATAAGTATGATTGTTTTCTTCTGCATATTCTTTTAACCACTCATTTATTTCTGTAATTTTTTCAATAGGTTTTATTTGGGTTCTCCAGGGGTAATTATAAGTAGGTAATATAGAGGCTAATATTACCTTTATCCCATTTGCCTGTGCAAGCTGTGCCATTGCTGTAATGTTATTTGTAATCATTTTCACTGTGGAAGCCCCGGTATTTCCTGCAATATCATTTGTGCCAGCCAGGATTACTACAGCTTCTGGATTTAAATCAATGACATCAGGAAAAAATCTAATGAGCATTTGAGGAGTTGTTTGCCCACTAATTCCTCTTCCCACAAAGTTATTATTAGAAAAAAACTGTGGATTTGCTCTTGCCCAACCTTCAGTTATGGAGTTGCCCATAAACACTACAGATGGTTTTACCTGTTCTTCCTGAAGCTTTTTATTGTCGCTGCTGTACTTCTGTAGATTTGCCCAATCCTGTTGCATAAGTTTATCAAATTCCGAATCCTGTGAATAGAGATTAGTATTGTTGGAGAAAATTACCAGGAGTAATAAAAATAGTTTTTTCATTTTCAAAAAATTCAAAGATTAAGCGGGAAGTGTTAATTTGATAAAGTAAATAAAAAAAAGTAAATGTAGGCCTAAAAATATTTAAGTTCCCTAATCCAGTGATCCTAAAGTGGTGGGAAACATTTTCTTTATTCGCAGCAGTTCTATATTCCAGGAATAAATGTGCCCAAAGGTGGATCTAATTTGTAAAAACGAAAAAAGAATGTTTATTTTTGATATTTTTAAAAATAAGCGCAATCTTTACGATTCAAAGGCTCAAACGATTTAGCAATTTACTTCAAGTTTAAATTTTTAATAAACCCATAGCAATTCAATATGAAACACACCTATTTTTGCCACCCTTTTAGGAGTGGAAGAACCATTCTTCTTCTGGCCCTTCTGGTCCTGGTACAGAATTCTTATAGCCAGGTGCAGAAATTTGATTTTCAGGATCTTTCTGCATTTAAAAATCCAGGAAAGAGCTGGAAAATTGTTGGCAATGTTCATGCAGATCTGGATGAGACTAATGAACTGGAAACCTCCAGAGGTACAGGGATCCTCGTAAATGATCCCGAAAATAAGGCTGGCCAGGATCTTTACACTAAAGATCAATATGGTAACATAGATTTGAAAGTGGATTATATGATGGCCAAAGGTTCAAATTCAGGAATTTATTTTCAGGGACAATATGAACTTCAGTTAAAAGATAGTTGGGGTCTTACAGCTATTACCTCTGGTGAGAATGGAGGGGTTTACCAGCGTTGGGATGATAAAAAACCGGAAGGAGAGAAAGGATATCAGGGATATGCCCCCCGTCAAAATGTTAGCAGGGCTCCTGGTTTATGGCAGCATCTCGAGGTTTCATTTCAGGCTCCCAGATTTAATGGGCAGGGAGAAAAAATAGAAAACGCGAAGTTTATATATGTGAGGTTGAATGGGGTAACCATTCACGAAGATTTAGAACTTTCAGGACCTACCCGGGGAAGTATGGAAGCTGGGGATAAAGCCAAAGGACCTCTTCGTATCCAGGGAGATCACGGGGCGGTAGCATTTCGTAATATGGAAATCACAGGTTTTGATAAGCCACGTCCTGAATTGACAAATCTTAAATTTAAAGTATACGAAGGAAAATTTGATAAAGAACCTAACTACAATAATCTTCCTCCTGAAGCTGAAGGTGAATCTGTGGTGTTAACTTCAGATTTAAGTACAAAATCAGAACAATTTTTAATTAGGTATACAAGCGATCTTCAGGTGGAAGAGGCAGGAGAATATACATTCAACCTGAATACTTCTGGTGGGGCAGGTTTGATAAGGATAAACGGAAATGAAGTTGTTCCTTTGTCTAACGGAAGAGGAAGAGCTACCGTGAATTTACAGCCGGGGAACTTCCTTTTGAACTACTGTATTCTAAATTCCAGGATTGGGCCGACCCAGGTTTAGGCTTAACCCTTTCAGGGGAAGGAATTAGAGAATACCTTATAAGTGAAGATGGGGGAAATCTTGAAGATCCCGTAGATCCTATTTTGGTAGAAGCAAATACCCCGAAGGTGTTCCGCAGTTTTATGAACTTACCCGGAGGTGAGGATTCAAAAAATTATTTAATTACCCATGCAGTCTCTGTTGGTAATCCTAAACAGTTACATTATACTTACGATCTTAACAGAGGCGCTATTGTGCAATTATGGCGTGGGGGATTTCTTGATGCTACTCCTATGTGGTATAGTCGTGGGAATGGTACCTCACGACCACAGGGAAGCATTTTACATCTTGGAGAACCAACAAGATCGTTAGGAAAACTTTCATCTCCACAACAGGAATGGGCAGCAGATACCACAGGTAGTAATTTTAGAAATCTTGGATATAAACTTGATGAAAATGATATGCCTACGTTTAGGTACAGTATCTACGGTGTAAAGGTGGAAGACGTCGCAAGATTATTGGACGGTGCGAACGGAATTCAAAGAAAGATTTCAGTTGATTCCCCGGTGGAAAACTTACACGTAAGACTTGCTTAGTGGGAAGAAAATAGAGAAGCTTTCAAATGAGTTATACCTGGTAGGTGATAAGGAATACTACATCCGCCTGGATAATATTGGCAAGGCAAAACCTGTTGTGAAAGGCAGTAACAATGTGCAGGAACTTTTGGTGCCAGTAGACAGAGAGCTTACCTACACCCTTCTTTTTTAATATTTATAATATGGCTTATAAAATGATACCAAACAAGCGTAAATTTTTTCTACCAAAGTTGCATCTCCTTATTTTTGCAATATTGACTTCCGGGTTTTGTACGACTATCTCTGCCCAGGAATCGCCTATGGAGGAGGATTTTTTTAACATTAGAAATATAAGGACTCCTGAAGGAATACTTCTGGAGGTTGGAGGTCTTTGTGTTCTTCCCAATGGTAATCTAGGAATTGCTACACGCCGCGGGGAAATATATATTGTGGAAAATCCCACCAGCTCGCGACCTTTCTTCCGGCACTTTGCTTCCGGATTACATGAGCCTCTGGGCCTGGCTTATAAGGATGGCGCTTTTTATGCAGCACAACGGGGGGAATTAACTAAACTGGAAGATACAGATTACGACGGAAAGGCCGATGTCTATGAAACAGTTTATTCCTGGCCCCTGTCCGGTCATTATCATGAATATAGTTTCGGACCTAAAATAGCACCAGATGGTTCCTTCTTTGTAACAGGTAATGTTGCTTTTGGGGATGAAGAATGGTGGAGAGGAGAGAGTCGTGTGCCATGGAGAGGGTGGACGATGAAGATTAGCGAAGATGGTAAAATGGAACCATGGGCTACAGGTATGAGATCTCCTGCAGGTCTTGGAATGATTGATGGAGAATTTTTCTACGCTGAAAATCAGGGAGACTGGATGGGATCCGGTGGTGTGTGGAAAGTAGATAAAGGAACTTTTACCGGGCATCCTGCAGGTTTGCGCTGGTCTAATAAACCCGGTTCTCCAGTAAATATCACTACAGAACAATTGTATGCCCAGGTTGACCCAATGCAGGAAAAGAATGAGAATGGAAGATATATCAAACCAGAAAATTCTCAAAATACAGACTTCGTAAGTTTGTACGAGTTAAAAGATGAATTTCCACAACTTAAAACTCCTGTGGTATGGTTGCCTCACGGAATTCTGGGAATTTCTAATTCTGAAATTCTAAAGATACCTGAAGGAAATTTTGGTCCTTTTGAAGGTCAATTGCTGGTAGGTGATCAGGGAATGAGTATGATCATGAGAGTTTTCATGGAGGAGATCAATGGAGTTCACCAGGGAGCTGCATTTGCTTTCCGAAGTGGTTTCCAGTCGGGAGTACTGCGATTGGCCTGGGCAAAGGACGGTTCTCTTTTTGTAGGTGAGACTAACCGTGGATGGGGATCTGCTTAGTGAGGCTAACCAGGGTTTACAGCGCCTGGTGTGGAATAAAAAACTTCCTTTTGAAATGAAGGCCGTTCGGGCAATGCCTGATGGATTTGAAATAGAATTCACTATGCTAGTAGATCGCAAAACGGC is part of the Antarcticibacterium sp. 1MA-6-2 genome and harbors:
- a CDS encoding LytTR family DNA-binding domain-containing protein, coding for MVKTAKENFLSNISLAELDAKLPPNFIRVHKSFILNKEHVKDVQKYFNNRYSIAMTDAAKTVITSGRSYKDKIKEWLFI
- a CDS encoding DUF1080 domain-containing protein — translated: MKHTYFCHPFRSGRTILLLALLVLVQNSYSQVQKFDFQDLSAFKNPGKSWKIVGNVHADLDETNELETSRGTGILVNDPENKAGQDLYTKDQYGNIDLKVDYMMAKGSNSGIYFQGQYELQLKDSWGLTAITSGENGGVYQRWDDKKPEGEKGYQGYAPRQNVSRAPGLWQHLEVSFQAPRFNGQGEKIENAKFIYVRLNGVTIHEDLELSGPTRGSMEAGDKAKGPLRIQGDHGAVAFRNMEITGFDKPRPELTNLKFKVYEGKFDKEPNYNNLPPEAEGESVVLTSDLSTKSEQFLIRYTSDLQVEEAGEYTFNLNTSGGAGLIRINGNEVVPLSNGRGRATVNLQPGNFLLNYCILNSRIGPTQV
- a CDS encoding SGNH/GDSL hydrolase family protein is translated as MKKLFLLLLVIFSNNTNLYSQDSEFDKLMQQDWANLQKYSSDNKKLQEEQVKPSVVFMGNSITEGWARANPQFFSNNNFVGRGISGQTTPQMLIRFFPDVIDLNPEAVVILAGTNDIAGNTGASTVKMITNNITAMAQLAQANGIKVILASILPTYNYPWRTQIKPIEKITEINEWLKEYAEENNHTYLDLYSALVDHRKGLKAEYSEDGVHPNEKGYSVMEPLAKEAIRQTLSK